The nucleotide window TACAGACGATTTCGCCGGATTCGGACGCGATGACGGCGATCGAACGAATGCAAAAACACGGTATCGGTCGCTTGCTCGTCGTCGAGAACGCGGCATACGATGGTGATGGACGTCTGAGCAGCGAACAACCGGCCGACGACGGTGACCTCGTCGGCCTCATTTCGCGGTCGGACGTGATGACTGCGTTCGATATCGTTCAAAAAAGCGGCTCAGTCAGCCCGATCGGCCCGCCACAGGCCGCGGACTGATCCGGCGTGAACCGGCAAGAAGGGCCGTAACGGGCGCTTCGGACGCCGAGACCAACATTCTTAACCGCAGTCGGGGCTGACGCTTCGTCGATGCCACCGGCCATAGAGACCGTCGATCTCGTCAAGGAGTATGGTGATTTGCGTGCCCTGCAGGAACTCTCGTTGACCGTCGAAGAGGGCGAGTTCTTCGGGCTCCTCGGCCCAAACGGCGCGGGCAAGACGACGTTCATCAACACGCTGGTCGGACTGGTCCGCAAGACCGGCGGCGAGGCGCGGGTCTTCGGCTACGACGTCGAGGACGACTACCAGCAGGCCCGCGACGCGATCGGCGTGGCACCACAGGAGTTCAACGTCGATCGGTTCTTCCCGATCCGGGAAGTTCTCGAGCACAAGGCCGGCTATCACGGCATTCCTGCAGACGAAGCCGCCGAGCGTGCCGACGAGGTGCTCAAACGCGTCGGCATCTACGACAAGCGAAACGAACGCTTCGACTGGCTCTCCGGTGGGATGAAACGCCGCCTGCTGCTCGCTCGAGCCCTCGTCACCGACCCGGATCTGTTGATCCTGGACGAACCGACCGCCGGTGTCGACGTCCAACTTCGACACGACCTCTGGGATCTCGTCACCGAACTCAACGAGGAGGGGACGACGATCTTGCTGACGACCCACTACATCGAGGAGGCCGAACGCCTCTGTGATCGCGTCGCGATCATGAACGAAGGGCAGAAGATCACCGTCGCGACCCCGGACGAACTGAAACAGCGCGGAACCGACACGATCGCAGTAGGACTCGAGTCCACGCCGGCCGTCGCACCCGATCTCAAGGCCTACGCACACGAAACGACGGTCGACGGGGATCGCCTCGAGGTGCGCGTCGACGACGGCGGCTCGATCGCACCCCGCCTGCTCAACGACCTCGAGGCGATGGGCTACGAGATTACTGATCTCGAAATCACTCGAACGTCGCTCGAAGAGATCTTCGTCGACCTGACCGAGCGCGACGATCGAACCGTCACCCGATCGTCGGCCGACAGCGCGGACGACGAGCCACCGGCGAGCCGTGAACGCGACCAAGAGCGAGAACAGGAGGGGGTTGCCTGATGCTGTCGGTCGGCTTCCGCGCGCTCTTCCGGCGCGAAATATTGCGGTTCGTCCGTCGGCCCAAAAACACGTTCATGCCGCCGGCGATCACGAACGTGCTTTACTTCGCCGTCTTCGGGGTGATCCTGGGCAACCGGATCGACGAAATCGCTGGCTACCCGTACATCCTCTTTATCGTCCCCGGACTCATCGTGCTGGGAGCGATTTCCAACGCCTTCGAGAACGCCTCGTTCTCGATCTTCCACGGCAGATGGAACGAGTACATCCACGAGACGCTGACCTCGCCGCTGTCGTACGTCGAGATGGTCGTCGCCTACGTCGGTGCCAGCGCCGTTCGCGGCCTCGTCGTCGGCGCCATCATCGCCGCCGTCGGCCGGCTGTTCGTCCCGATCGGGTTCGAACACGGCGTCTATCTCATTACGACGATGGTCGTCGTGACGTCGCTGTTCGCCGGCCTCGGTATCATCGGTGGGCTCGTCGCTCGAGACTTCGACGACCTGACCGTGATGAACCAATTCATCCTCCGACCGCTGGTGTTCTTCGGCGCGGTCTTCTACTCGCTCGAGACGTTCGAGCAGGCCTGGCAGGTAAACCTCTCGCTGCTGAATCCGATGGTCTACATGGTCGACAGCGTCCGGTACGGCCTGTTGGGCCACTCGGATTTGATCGGCGTTGGCATCTTGCCCAGCCCGTACACTGATCTCGCGCCGCTGTTCTCGCTTGCGGTGCTCACGGCGGGGACGTTTCTCGTCTTGGCAATCGACGTCTACCTGTTCAAGACCGGCTACGGGCTGACGGACTGAACAGCGACGTTCGACCGAAGTGTTCGATAGCTGTGACGGTGATTTTACAACGGTGTCGTCTTTGATTTTGGTCCGGCACTATATTATCTACGGGCGATAACGTTCCGTCACGATGAACGAACACTGTTAATACTGCGGCGCGGCGCTCGCGCCCGATTCACAGTTCTGCAGCGAGTGTGGCGAGGCAGTAGCCGAGTCTGACGAGTGGGGAAGCGGGGGCATGGACGCGAGCGAGCGTCCGGCCCAACAGCCCATACGACACATCAAATGGATACGACGTTCGCCGCAATCACACACGTTCTGGGACGATTGACGTGGATCGTCGGCCCGCTGATCGTCCTCCTCGTGACCGAGGACGAGTTCGTCGAGGAGAACGCGAGAAATGCGTTGAACTGGCAGCTCATGTTCACGATCTACAGAAAAAGCAGGCCGAGTGCCTCGGGGCTTGACCCCGAGGGTGAAGGCCGTAGTCTCGATTATACGTGTTCCGTGCACTCGATATACCGTTCAATCGTTTCACTCGAAACCGTTCCTGCCGTTCCAACGTAGTACGACTCCTCCCAGAACTCACCGCCCCACAAGTAGTTCTCCAAGAACGATTCGTGCTGCTCCCACATCTCCCGTGCTGTGATGCTCTTGACTGTCCGTACAATCTCACTCGGCGCGTGTTTCGGATGTGCGGATAGGAACAAGTGTACGTGGTCGGGCGATATGTGTAACGATTGTAGGTCATAGCCGTACTCGTTACACACCCCGTGGAAACACTCATCCAACGAATCCTCAGTTGGCTCCAGTATCGCGTGGCGGTATTTTGGACATCAAACAAGGTGGTAGTTAACATTATGCACTATGTGGTTCGACCGCTTCTCCCCCATACTTGTCACACCACACCGACACACTTAGGTATATACAAAGGATATACACAAGTATGGCGAATCGCTTTGAAATCGACGGCGAAGAAGTCCTCGACGGTGAGGTTAAACCGTTCGGGAACAGCGCCCACGTCACTGTCCCCAAACGCTGGCGAGGCGCAGACGTGAAAATCGTTCGAACCTCAGAACCCACCGAGGGGGCCGAAGAATGAGTGGTGAAACGAACGGTTCTGCACGAACCGCATCACTCGTTCGAACACTCTGCGACGCAGAAGAGCGTGAGGTGGTGTTCCGATTCGATGGCCAGATGACCGCCCCTACGTCGAAATACAATGGGTCATCCTATCGCAGCGATACGCTACCCAAGGCAACGCTAAACGCGACCATCTGGAATGCCAGTATCGAAGACGCAGGCGAGACGCTCATGTGCTTCGCCAAAATCGATATGAAGGAACTTGACCGTGTAGGAATTGACCCTTCGGTTGTGTACACTGAACCAGTTGACGGGACGCCCGAATACTGTGTAGTTGATGTTAACGCCTCACGACAATGGTGGTTAGATGAGTTCTCTGAACTCACCAGAGAGGAAGCAGAACAGGCAATCGAAGAAGGTCGTGAGGAAGACGTGCTTCCGCCGTGGGATGGCCTCCCCACCGTCACGGTAAACGTCGAACGAACTGAAGAGTGTCTTGAAAGGTCGTATAACACGGGATTCCATATTCAGTATGACCCTCCGACGCACGAAATTGGGGAAATAATCGACGTTCGAATAAAATGACTGGAGCATCTCTCGTGAAGACACTGGACTTCCAACTCAACATCCAAAGTGACAACGAGAGTCTGCTCAAAGACGCCACCCTCGAAGCTCGCTGGGTATACAACGAAACCATCCGCCTCGCCAAAGAAGGCGTGGACTGGAACGATATTTCTCCTTGCCTCGAAGGCGAAGCCAACCTTATCAAGAACACGACGCAACGCATCGTCGCTAAGGCCCTCGAAGCGATGGAGAATTACTACGAGTACGACGACTACAACATCCCCAGCCACACCAAAGACGGCGCGTACCCACTTCGAACAAACTACGAGGAAGGGTACAACCTCTCGCTCACCGATGATGACGAGGTGGCGTTTCGTATCAGCGCGAAACCCTACAATCACGTTAAAGGCGTTCTCAGAGGGAATGACGCTCACCTCGACTTGCTCAAGAACGCGCTCACGAGCGACGAGTGGAAAGTCACGACCAGCGAAGCCCTGTGGCGCGATGGAGAACCTGAACTCCACGTCAACATTCGCAACACCGAACGTACTGTCCGAGACAAGCAGGACTCTCGGACGGTCATCGGTGTGGATGTGAACGAGGACAACGTAGCCCTCACTGCAGTCTCAGCGGATGGTGTTGAGGACACATTGATCATCGACTTCCCCGAAATCAAGTTCGAGCGCCACCGTTATTTCACGATGCGGAAGCGCGTTCAGAACGCGGGAAAAGACAGCATCCATGATGCACTGGAAGGACGTGAGGAACGGTTTGTCCGCGACCGACTCCACAAAGTGTCTCGGCATATTGTGGAGTGGAGCCAGCAGTTTGAGAGGCCGTGCATCGTCTTTGAAGACCTCAAAGAGATGCGCGACAGTATTGATTATGGTACTCGGATGAACCGACGCTTGCACCACTTGCCCTTCCGCGCCCTTCAGTTCTATACGTCGTACAAGGCTGCGTTCGAGGGGATTCCTTCGGATTCGATTGACCCGTACAAGACGAGTCAGCGGTGTCCGATGTGCGGGCACGCTGAACGGGCGAACCGCAAGAAAAAGCGGTTCAAGTGCAAATCCTGTGGTCATCAAGACCACAGTGACCGTGGTGCAAGCATGAACATCGCCGTGAAAGGCGTCGAGAAGTATATGAGTTGGAATGTGCCTGCTCTCAACAGCCTTCCCGTTGTTCGGAAGGTGCGACCGCAGGCATCGGGGTTCGTGGACAGCCCGACCGTGACCCACCCGACCGTTCGAGGCCACCCAGCCGATGATCAGTTGGGAGTGTCCGATTAAACCACGGGAAGAAGCCTCGGGGCTTGACCCCGAGGCGGTTCACATGATATTCTCGTTCGCGCTTACGTTCGTCCTCATCGGACTCGTGTTTCTGTTCCTCGTCCCGATCGTCGACCTGATCGTCTGTGTCCTCGCAGCGGTCAAAGCCAATGACGGGGAGGCATGGAAATATCCAGCCACGCCCGACCTCGTCTAACGACGACCGATCACTTCAACTCGAGTTGAAGACACCGTCGACGACGATCACTGCTCGTACTCCGCGACTTTGACCAGCTGTTTGCCGATGTTTTCACCCTTGAACAGCCCCAGGAACGCGTCAGGGGCGTTTTCGAACCCCTCAACGACGTTTTCGCGGTACTCGAGGTCGCCATCACGGATGAACCTCGAGAGACGATGGAGGGCCTCGCCCCAGCGTCCCTCGTAGTCGCTGACGAGGAATCCTTCGACGCGGGCGCGACTCTCGATGAGTTTGCCGAGCTTTCGCGGTCCGGTGGGGACGTCGGTTTCGTTGTAGAGGGCGATCTGCCCGCAGACGGCGACGCGAGCGCGGACGTTCAGCCGGGGCCAGACCGCGTCCGTGATGGGGCCGCCGACGTTGTCGAAGTAGACGTCGATCCCGTCCAGACAGGCGTCGTCGACCGCACTCGAGAGGTCGTCAGTCGCGTTGTAGTTGATCGCGGCGTCGAAGCCGAGATCGTCGGTGAGCCACTCGACTTTCGCCTCGCTGCCGGCGGTGCCGACCACGCGCGCACCATTGAGTTGTGCGAGTTGACCGGCGACAGAGCCGACGGCACCGGCTGCAGCGGAGACGACGACCGTGTCGCCGGGCGTCGGCTCGGCGACGTCGAGCAGTCCGAAATAGGCTGTGACGCCGGGCATACCGAGGACCCCGAGGGCCGTCGAGATGGGACCGTGCTCGGGGTTTACGTGGCGGAGTTCGGACGCGTCAGCAACGGCGTGTTCCGCCCACAGGAGGTCTCCCGTGACGATATCGCCAGCCGAGAACGCCGCGGCGTTGGACGCTATGACTTCGCCAACGACGCCGGCTCGCATCGGCTCGCCGACGTCCCACGGTTCCGCGTACGACTCCGCATCGCGCATCCGCCCGCGCATGTAGGGATCGACTGACTGATACAGCGTGCGGACGAGTACCTCGTTTGGCCCGGGTTCGGGGCGGTCGACGCTAACGAGGTCGAAATTGTCCCGCGTCGGTTCGCCGACTGGACGGCTCGCGAGCCGCCACTGTCTGGTCATTGCCATACGCACGCATAGCCCGTCGGGACCGTGAAGATTCGGCTTCCGGAACCGGACGGCTTGGGTCCGGCGTCCGCGCCGACCGGCGACTCGAGCCACACCGAGGCACGTGCACAAAGAGCAACCGTTTTGATGACCATCCGCCATGTCGTTGGTATGGGCACAGATACCGACGTACTGGACGCGTTGCTCGCAGGAAACGAGCGCCACGTAACCGAGTTGCCGGACGACTACTTCGCCGCGGTGCAGGAGGGCCAACAGCCAGATGTCGTCTCCGTCTGCTGTTCCGACTCTCGTGTCCCACAGGAGCGCATGTGGGGCGTCGACGAACCGGGGACGGTCTTTACCCCGAGCAACATCGGCAACCAGGTCTGGGACGACGACGACGGTGAGTTGATCGTCGACGGCGGGCTCCTGTACCCCATCGCCCACGCCGGCACCGATGTCGCG belongs to Natronorubrum aibiense and includes:
- a CDS encoding ABC transporter ATP-binding protein; the protein is MPPAIETVDLVKEYGDLRALQELSLTVEEGEFFGLLGPNGAGKTTFINTLVGLVRKTGGEARVFGYDVEDDYQQARDAIGVAPQEFNVDRFFPIREVLEHKAGYHGIPADEAAERADEVLKRVGIYDKRNERFDWLSGGMKRRLLLARALVTDPDLLILDEPTAGVDVQLRHDLWDLVTELNEEGTTILLTTHYIEEAERLCDRVAIMNEGQKITVATPDELKQRGTDTIAVGLESTPAVAPDLKAYAHETTVDGDRLEVRVDDGGSIAPRLLNDLEAMGYEITDLEITRTSLEEIFVDLTERDDRTVTRSSADSADDEPPASRERDQEREQEGVA
- a CDS encoding ABC transporter permease, with amino-acid sequence MLSVGFRALFRREILRFVRRPKNTFMPPAITNVLYFAVFGVILGNRIDEIAGYPYILFIVPGLIVLGAISNAFENASFSIFHGRWNEYIHETLTSPLSYVEMVVAYVGASAVRGLVVGAIIAAVGRLFVPIGFEHGVYLITTMVVVTSLFAGLGIIGGLVARDFDDLTVMNQFILRPLVFFGAVFYSLETFEQAWQVNLSLLNPMVYMVDSVRYGLLGHSDLIGVGILPSPYTDLAPLFSLAVLTAGTFLVLAIDVYLFKTGYGLTD
- a CDS encoding DUF4870 domain-containing protein, whose amino-acid sequence is MDTTFAAITHVLGRLTWIVGPLIVLLVTEDEFVEENARNALNWQLMFTIYRKSRPSASGLDPEGEGRSLDYTCSVHSIYRSIVSLETVPAVPT
- a CDS encoding DUF2080 family transposase-associated protein, with product MANRFEIDGEEVLDGEVKPFGNSAHVTVPKRWRGADVKIVRTSEPTEGAEE
- a CDS encoding RNA-guided endonuclease TnpB family protein, whose translation is MTGASLVKTLDFQLNIQSDNESLLKDATLEARWVYNETIRLAKEGVDWNDISPCLEGEANLIKNTTQRIVAKALEAMENYYEYDDYNIPSHTKDGAYPLRTNYEEGYNLSLTDDDEVAFRISAKPYNHVKGVLRGNDAHLDLLKNALTSDEWKVTTSEALWRDGEPELHVNIRNTERTVRDKQDSRTVIGVDVNEDNVALTAVSADGVEDTLIIDFPEIKFERHRYFTMRKRVQNAGKDSIHDALEGREERFVRDRLHKVSRHIVEWSQQFERPCIVFEDLKEMRDSIDYGTRMNRRLHHLPFRALQFYTSYKAAFEGIPSDSIDPYKTSQRCPMCGHAERANRKKKRFKCKSCGHQDHSDRGASMNIAVKGVEKYMSWNVPALNSLPVVRKVRPQASGFVDSPTVTHPTVRGHPADDQLGVSD
- a CDS encoding DUF4870 domain-containing protein produces the protein MIFSFALTFVLIGLVFLFLVPIVDLIVCVLAAVKANDGEAWKYPATPDLV
- a CDS encoding NADP-dependent oxidoreductase; amino-acid sequence: MAMTRQWRLASRPVGEPTRDNFDLVSVDRPEPGPNEVLVRTLYQSVDPYMRGRMRDAESYAEPWDVGEPMRAGVVGEVIASNAAAFSAGDIVTGDLLWAEHAVADASELRHVNPEHGPISTALGVLGMPGVTAYFGLLDVAEPTPGDTVVVSAAAGAVGSVAGQLAQLNGARVVGTAGSEAKVEWLTDDLGFDAAINYNATDDLSSAVDDACLDGIDVYFDNVGGPITDAVWPRLNVRARVAVCGQIALYNETDVPTGPRKLGKLIESRARVEGFLVSDYEGRWGEALHRLSRFIRDGDLEYRENVVEGFENAPDAFLGLFKGENIGKQLVKVAEYEQ